In Pedobacter heparinus DSM 2366, the following are encoded in one genomic region:
- a CDS encoding phytanoyl-CoA dioxygenase family protein: MNTNQLKDLSVYHQLVSDFFKWPTHKEEWEKYKLSDEQISFFKANGYVSDIKFLEEWQVDQLNEDLLRISDPNLPDHTLFHQFFSNASTDPNSVLFHALGAWRITPAFHDILWNPAFVMAASQLLGNKAVRFWHDQLFCKPAKHGGVVAWHQDYSYWTRTVPLQHLTCWVALDDATTENGCMYYVPGSHNWGLLEKPELAGEMEGLMEFLTDEQKAAFKPVPIELKKGYGTFHHPLLIHGSYENRSERSRRAFVLNMFADGTISDTDKELMPGTPAIPKGEKISGQYFPILIDPEKEMAI, encoded by the coding sequence ATGAACACGAACCAACTTAAAGACCTTTCCGTATACCACCAGCTGGTATCAGACTTTTTCAAATGGCCAACACACAAGGAAGAATGGGAGAAATATAAACTCAGTGATGAGCAAATCAGTTTTTTCAAAGCGAATGGTTATGTAAGTGACATCAAATTTTTAGAAGAATGGCAGGTAGATCAGCTGAATGAAGACCTGTTGCGCATTTCAGATCCAAACCTGCCTGACCACACTTTATTTCATCAGTTTTTCTCCAATGCTTCAACAGATCCCAACTCTGTATTGTTCCATGCTTTAGGAGCCTGGCGCATTACGCCGGCTTTTCATGACATTTTATGGAACCCGGCCTTTGTTATGGCGGCCAGCCAGCTGCTGGGCAACAAAGCCGTCCGCTTTTGGCATGACCAGCTTTTTTGCAAACCTGCCAAACATGGCGGCGTGGTAGCCTGGCATCAGGATTATTCGTACTGGACACGGACAGTTCCTTTGCAACATTTAACCTGCTGGGTAGCGCTTGACGATGCAACAACTGAAAATGGCTGCATGTATTATGTGCCCGGAAGCCATAACTGGGGCCTCTTGGAGAAACCGGAACTAGCAGGAGAAATGGAAGGTTTGATGGAGTTTCTGACAGACGAACAAAAAGCAGCTTTCAAACCAGTTCCAATTGAGCTTAAAAAGGGCTATGGAACCTTTCACCACCCATTGCTGATCCATGGATCTTACGAAAACAGATCTGAAAGATCAAGAAGGGCCTTTGTTTTAAATATGTTTGCAGATGGCACCATTTCTGATACCGACAAAGAACTGATGCCAGGAACTCCAGCCATACCTAAAGGAGAAAAAATAAGCGGACAATATTTCCCTATATTGATAGATCCTGAAAAGGAAATGGCCATATAA